The Acipenser ruthenus chromosome 25, fAciRut3.2 maternal haplotype, whole genome shotgun sequence genome has a window encoding:
- the LOC117414220 gene encoding pre-mRNA-splicing factor ISY1 homolog translates to MARNAEKAMTALARFRQAQLEDGKVKERRPFLASECNELPKAERWRRQIISEISKKVAQIQNAGLGEFKIRDLNDEINKLLREKGHWEIRIKELGGPDYARVGPRMLDHEGKEVPGNRGYKYFGAAKDLPGVRELFEKEPLPPPRKTRAELMKDIDAEYYGYRDEDDGVLVPLEQEYEKQVLAEAVERWKAEKEARLAGEEAGDKEEVEEEEYIYAVQEDESDEETGEPMDGEEGSQKFIAHVPVPSQKEIEEALVRRKKMELLQKYASETLMAQSEEAKTLLGL, encoded by the exons ATG GCTCGAAATGCTGAAAAGGCCAT GACAGCCCTGGCGAGATTTCGCCAGGCTCAACTCGAGGATGGAAAAGTTAAA GAGAGGAGGCCTTTTCTTGCTTCAGAATGCAACGAGTTACCGAAAGCAGAAAGATGGAGAAGACAG ataaTCAGCGAAATTTCTAAAAAGGTTGCACAGATTCAAAATG CCGGCTTGGGGGAGTTTAAGATACGGGACCTTAACGATGAAATCAATAAGCTGCTCCGAGAGAAGGGACATTGGGAAATTCGGATTAAGGAGCTGGGAGGCCCTGATTATGCA AGAGTTGGACCTAGGATGCTGGATCATGAAGGGAAAGAGGTGCCAGGAAACAGAGGGTACAAATACTTTGGTGCTGCCAAAGATCTACCCGGGGTTCGGGAACTCTTTGAGAAAGAGC CACTCCCTCCTCCAAGGAAGACTCGTGCAGAGCTTATGAAAGATATTGATGCAGAATATTATGGCTACAGAGATGAAGATGATGGTGTTTTAGTGCCTTTGGAACAGGAATATGAGAAACAAG TCTTAGCTGAGGCTGTGGAGAGATGGAAGGCAGAGAAGGAGGCTCGCCTGGCTGGGGAAGAAGCAGGGGACAAGGAGGAAGTGGAGGAGGAAGAATATATTTATGCTGTTCAAGAGGATGAG TCTGATGAAGAAACTGGCGAACCTATGGACGGCGAGGAAGGATCACAGAAATTTATAGCGCATGTCCCAGTACCCTCCCAGAAAGAG ATTGAAGAGGCTCTGGTCAGAAGGAAGAAGATGGAGCTGCTGCAGAAATATGCCAGTGAAACTCTGATGGCACAAAGTGAAGAAGCCAAAACACTTCTAGGATTGTAG